In Deltaproteobacteria bacterium, a single genomic region encodes these proteins:
- the sdhC gene encoding succinate dehydrogenase, cytochrome b556 subunit, translating into MSAQRYQWHVGFLAWVLHRMTGILLSLYLVIHIWVVRTISHGPEGFNRVMAAVQTPLFLFFEIGLLGAVLYHALNGVRLLLVDIGWGVRHQKGLFFVLAGLAVVILLIGAVPILDLLGRNFPG; encoded by the coding sequence GTGTCGGCACAACGCTATCAATGGCATGTCGGATTCCTTGCCTGGGTGCTTCACCGGATGACGGGGATTCTCCTTTCCCTTTACCTGGTGATCCACATCTGGGTGGTCCGCACGATCAGTCACGGTCCGGAAGGGTTCAACCGGGTTATGGCGGCGGTCCAGACCCCGTTGTTCCTTTTTTTTGAAATCGGCCTGTTGGGGGCGGTCCTCTATCATGCCCTGAACGGGGTGCGGCTGCTCCTGGTCGATATCGGCTGGGGGGTCCGCCATCAGAAGGGGCTCTTCTTCGTCCTGGCTGGCCTTGCGGTGGTGATTCTCCTGATCGGGGCGGTCCCGATCCTGGACCTGCTTGGCAGGAATTTCCCCGGTTGA
- the sucC gene encoding ADP-forming succinate--CoA ligase subunit beta, giving the protein MKIHEYQAKEILQEFGVPVPFGHSAATPEMAEKIAERITGRVAVKAQVHAGGRGKGGGIRLAEDAAGAGRIAGELLGQNLVTPQTGPEGVRVREVLVERAMEIHRELYLAITLDREPALPVILASEAGGMEIEELAARHPRKIHRFMIDPALGLRPFTIRRMAQVLRIGKHLLPSFLQVASNLYSTFIARDCSLVEINPLVVTEDHHLVALDAKVVIDDNSLFRQPDIAALRDPEEEDPIEREAGEAGLSYIRLDGNIGCMVNGAGLAMATMDMIQYAGGAPANFLDVGGAADVERIGKAFRILMDDSRVRGVLINIFGGIVRCDRVAEGVVEAAAGLKMDLPVVVRLEGTNVAEGRAIFRKSGLAIETASDMLDAATKIVGRVT; this is encoded by the coding sequence ATGAAGATCCACGAATATCAGGCCAAGGAGATCCTGCAGGAGTTCGGGGTCCCCGTGCCCTTCGGACATTCCGCTGCCACCCCGGAGATGGCGGAGAAGATCGCGGAGAGGATCACGGGCCGCGTTGCCGTGAAGGCCCAGGTCCATGCCGGCGGCCGGGGGAAGGGGGGCGGGATCCGTCTGGCCGAAGATGCCGCCGGGGCGGGAAGGATCGCAGGGGAGCTGTTGGGACAAAACCTGGTGACGCCCCAGACGGGACCCGAAGGGGTCCGGGTCCGTGAGGTACTGGTGGAACGGGCGATGGAGATCCACCGGGAACTCTACCTGGCGATTACCCTCGACCGTGAGCCGGCCCTGCCCGTGATCCTGGCCAGCGAAGCGGGCGGGATGGAGATTGAAGAACTGGCGGCCCGTCATCCCCGGAAGATCCACCGTTTCATGATCGACCCCGCCCTGGGGCTCCGGCCCTTCACGATACGGCGTATGGCCCAGGTCCTGAGGATCGGCAAGCATCTCCTTCCCTCCTTCCTGCAGGTCGCCTCCAACCTGTACAGCACCTTCATCGCCCGGGACTGTTCCCTCGTGGAGATCAATCCTCTCGTGGTGACGGAGGACCACCACCTGGTGGCCCTGGATGCGAAGGTCGTGATCGACGACAATTCCCTCTTCCGGCAGCCGGATATCGCGGCGCTGCGGGATCCGGAAGAGGAAGACCCGATCGAACGGGAAGCCGGCGAGGCCGGGCTGAGTTATATTCGTCTTGACGGGAATATCGGCTGCATGGTCAACGGCGCCGGCCTGGCCATGGCGACGATGGATATGATCCAGTACGCGGGGGGAGCGCCCGCCAACTTTCTCGACGTGGGAGGGGCGGCCGATGTGGAGCGGATCGGGAAGGCCTTCCGGATCCTGATGGACGATTCCCGTGTCCGGGGGGTTCTAATCAATATCTTCGGCGGGATCGTCCGTTGCGACCGGGTGGCTGAAGGGGTCGTTGAAGCGGCGGCCGGTCTGAAGATGGATCTTCCCGTGGTGGTTCGCCTTGAAGGAACCAACGTGGCCGAGGGGCGGGCGATCTTCCGGAAATCGGGGCTGGCGATCGAAACGGCCTCCGACATGCTGGATGCGGCGACGAAGATCGTGGGGAGAGTCACGTGA
- a CDS encoding 2-oxoacid:acceptor oxidoreductase subunit alpha: MRPATPGKKEKGKVRLMQGNEACAEGALAAGCRFFAGYPITPSSEIAEYLSLYLPRMGGNFIQMEDEIASIAAVIGASIAGVKSMTATSGPGFSLKQENIGFACMAEIPCVIADVMRSGPSTGHPTGPSQADLMQTRWGTHGDHPVIVIAPSSVREIFVETIRAFNLAEQFRTPVILLMDEILAHMREKVVIPDPSEYEVADRLCPEVSPEEYLPYANDRDVSPLAPFGEGYRFHITGLYHDETGFPTGSPEQVRRQAERLIGKVERGRPQIDRVERNVPAGLQGPPDTVVVAFGSTARAAHHAVREAQDSGAAVGFFRPVTVWPFPAEELQAVSRGARRVIVPELSFGQLAGEVRKWIDPASELVSLGRVDALPITPDEILDKIMERA, translated from the coding sequence ATGAGACCGGCTACCCCGGGAAAGAAGGAGAAAGGCAAGGTCCGCCTCATGCAGGGGAACGAGGCCTGCGCCGAAGGGGCGCTCGCTGCGGGATGCCGTTTCTTTGCCGGCTATCCTATTACGCCTTCCTCCGAGATTGCCGAGTACCTTTCCCTCTATCTTCCGCGGATGGGCGGGAATTTTATCCAGATGGAGGATGAGATCGCCTCGATCGCCGCCGTGATCGGGGCCTCGATCGCCGGGGTGAAATCTATGACCGCCACGAGCGGTCCCGGTTTCTCCCTGAAACAGGAGAATATCGGTTTTGCCTGCATGGCGGAGATCCCCTGCGTGATCGCCGATGTCATGCGCTCCGGTCCATCCACCGGTCATCCCACGGGACCGTCCCAGGCGGACCTTATGCAGACACGATGGGGGACCCACGGGGATCACCCGGTGATCGTCATCGCGCCTTCTTCGGTGCGGGAAATTTTTGTAGAAACGATACGGGCCTTCAATCTTGCCGAACAGTTCCGGACACCGGTGATCCTGCTGATGGATGAGATCCTGGCCCACATGCGGGAGAAGGTGGTGATCCCGGACCCGTCGGAATATGAAGTGGCCGACCGGCTTTGTCCGGAAGTCTCCCCGGAGGAATACCTCCCCTACGCCAACGACCGGGATGTCTCTCCCCTGGCCCCCTTCGGAGAGGGATACCGTTTCCATATCACCGGGCTCTATCACGACGAAACAGGCTTTCCAACCGGGTCTCCCGAACAGGTCCGGCGGCAGGCGGAACGGTTGATCGGAAAGGTCGAACGGGGGAGACCGCAGATCGATCGGGTGGAGCGGAATGTTCCGGCCGGTCTGCAGGGACCTCCCGATACGGTCGTCGTCGCCTTCGGATCGACGGCCAGGGCGGCGCATCATGCCGTGCGGGAGGCTCAGGACTCGGGAGCCGCCGTCGGTTTTTTCCGTCCTGTGACCGTATGGCCTTTCCCCGCAGAGGAACTGCAGGCGGTCAGCCGGGGCGCGCGGCGGGTTATCGTGCCGGAGTTGAGCTTCGGGCAGTTGGCCGGGGAGGTCCGTAAATGGATCGATCCGGCTTCCGAACTTGTTTCGCTGGGGAGGGTCGATGCCCTTCCCATTACGCCGGATGAGATCCTGGACAAGATCATGGAGAGGGCCTGA
- a CDS encoding 2-oxoacid:ferredoxin oxidoreductase subunit beta, with amino-acid sequence MAFDYEKYIRPSTFPHIWCPGCGNGIVVKALIRAIDKMGWKKDEVVVVSGIGCSSRTSGYLDFNTLHTTHGRAIAFATGIKIAKPKLHVIVVTGDGDALAIGGNHLIHAARRNMDLTVILFNNSIYAMTGGQYSPATPEGKMASTAPYGQVEPNFDIARLAEGAGASFVARSTVYHAVQLEGYIARALARDGFSLIEAVTQCPTVYGRRNRTPNPVTFLEQFKNDSIPLAKAAGMTDEEREGKIITGIFVDHPRIGFIERYRKMSEKALAIRKRRYIKGSAPKSEVGN; translated from the coding sequence ATGGCTTTTGATTATGAAAAGTATATCCGGCCGTCCACCTTCCCCCATATATGGTGCCCCGGATGCGGGAACGGGATCGTCGTCAAGGCGCTGATCCGGGCGATTGATAAAATGGGATGGAAGAAGGACGAGGTCGTTGTCGTCTCCGGGATCGGCTGTTCCAGCCGGACCTCGGGCTATCTTGATTTCAACACCCTTCACACGACCCACGGCCGGGCGATCGCCTTTGCCACGGGGATCAAGATCGCCAAACCGAAACTTCATGTCATCGTTGTGACCGGTGACGGGGATGCCCTCGCCATCGGCGGGAACCACCTGATCCACGCCGCACGGCGGAACATGGACCTGACGGTGATCCTCTTCAATAATTCCATCTATGCCATGACGGGCGGGCAGTATTCCCCCGCGACTCCCGAAGGAAAGATGGCCAGTACCGCCCCCTACGGCCAGGTGGAACCGAACTTCGATATCGCCCGCCTGGCTGAGGGAGCCGGGGCCTCCTTCGTGGCCCGCAGCACCGTTTACCATGCCGTCCAGTTGGAAGGCTATATCGCCAGGGCCCTGGCCCGGGACGGTTTCTCCCTCATCGAGGCCGTGACCCAGTGTCCCACGGTCTATGGCCGGCGGAACCGGACCCCCAATCCGGTCACCTTCCTGGAACAGTTCAAGAACGACAGCATTCCCCTTGCAAAGGCGGCCGGGATGACCGACGAGGAAAGGGAAGGAAAGATCATTACCGGGATCTTTGTGGATCACCCCCGGATCGGTTTTATCGAACGGTACCGGAAGATGAGTGAAAAGGCCCTGGCAATTCGCAAGCGGCGCTATATCAAGGGGAGCGCCCCGAAGAGCGAAGTGGGGAACTGA
- a CDS encoding 2-oxoacid:ferredoxin oxidoreductase subunit gamma, translating to MANRVEVRFSGSGGQGIILAGVILAEAAAIYDDKNAVQSQSYGPEARGGASKAEVIISDGEIDYPKATNIDILLALTQVACDKYSSDVKKGGVVIIDPLEVKKAPKGEFKVYSVPIFEIAQEKIGRRIVANIVALGAVVGLTDVVTRAAIEEAVLSRVPRGTEDLNLKALKAGLDAAERIKSS from the coding sequence ATGGCCAATCGAGTGGAAGTACGATTCAGCGGGTCCGGCGGCCAGGGGATTATCCTGGCCGGGGTGATCCTGGCCGAGGCGGCGGCGATCTATGACGACAAGAATGCCGTACAGAGCCAGTCATACGGGCCCGAGGCACGGGGGGGAGCCAGCAAGGCCGAGGTGATTATCAGTGACGGGGAGATCGATTACCCCAAGGCGACGAATATCGACATCCTTCTGGCCCTGACGCAGGTGGCCTGCGACAAGTATTCATCGGATGTCAAAAAGGGTGGGGTGGTCATCATCGACCCCCTGGAGGTGAAGAAGGCCCCGAAGGGAGAGTTTAAGGTTTACTCCGTCCCGATTTTTGAAATCGCACAGGAAAAGATCGGGCGCCGGATTGTTGCGAATATCGTGGCCCTCGGCGCCGTTGTCGGGCTGACCGATGTGGTGACCCGTGCGGCGATTGAAGAGGCGGTCCTGTCCCGGGTCCCCCGCGGGACGGAGGATCTGAACCTCAAGGCGTTGAAGGCGGGGCTGGATGCGGCGGAAAGAATCAAATCCTCGTGA
- the ndk gene encoding nucleoside-diphosphate kinase: MERTLSIVKPDGVKKNILGEVIRRFQEAGIRIAAIKMIRMTKAEAEGFYAVHRERPFFSSLTEFMSSGPCVVMVLEGDGVIKKNRELMGATNPAEAAVGTIRKDFAGNIEQNAVHGSDAPETAAFEISYFFNALEIH, translated from the coding sequence ATGGAACGAACGCTATCGATTGTGAAGCCCGACGGGGTGAAGAAAAATATCCTCGGTGAGGTGATCCGCCGCTTTCAGGAAGCGGGAATCCGGATTGCCGCCATCAAGATGATCCGGATGACGAAAGCCGAGGCCGAAGGGTTCTACGCCGTACACAGAGAGCGGCCCTTCTTTTCAAGCCTGACCGAGTTCATGTCCTCCGGTCCCTGTGTGGTGATGGTGCTGGAAGGGGACGGGGTGATCAAAAAGAACCGGGAACTGATGGGGGCGACCAATCCCGCGGAAGCAGCAGTTGGAACCATCCGGAAGGATTTTGCCGGCAACATCGAACAGAATGCCGTTCACGGTTCCGATGCGCCCGAGACGGCGGCTTTCGAGATTTCCTACTTTTTCAACGCACTGGAGATCCACTAA
- a CDS encoding 4Fe-4S dicluster domain-containing protein translates to MAEKKREKPKKEFRIVVDPKRCKSCGICVALCPKKVLELSYPGFHCEPVRMADCIGCLMCEQHCPDFAILCHPKKAGTDEEKEDTIPETAPARKGDV, encoded by the coding sequence ATGGCTGAGAAGAAAAGGGAAAAACCGAAAAAAGAATTCCGCATCGTTGTGGACCCGAAGCGGTGCAAGTCCTGCGGGATCTGTGTCGCCCTCTGCCCGAAAAAGGTCCTGGAACTGAGTTATCCGGGGTTTCACTGTGAACCGGTTCGCATGGCCGACTGCATCGGCTGCCTCATGTGTGAACAGCACTGTCCCGATTTTGCCATCCTCTGCCATCCGAAAAAGGCCGGAACGGATGAAGAGAAAGAAGATACAATCCCTGAAACCGCACCGGCCCGGAAGGGGGACGTGTGA
- a CDS encoding succinate dehydrogenase flavoprotein subunit: MTEPFTPTVHRHDVLIVGAGGAGLRAALEVAGKADVAVLSKVYPTRSHTGAAQGGIAAALGNVDEDSCEKHIFDTVKGSDYLGDQDAIEVLCSEAPQTVYELEHMGVPFSRLPDGRISQRPFGGHSATRACHAADRTGHVILHTLYEHCLRKKVRFYSEYYALALVREEGRVRGLVAWDIIHGGIHLFQAGAVLLATGGYGRVFRTTSNAHANTGDGMAMAYAAGIPLEDMEFVQFHPTGIYKLGILITEGARGEGGILLNDRGERFMEHYAPSMKDIAPRDVVSRAIYREIRAGRGIGGKDYVYLDIRHLGKEKILEKLPDIHGFALTYIGIDAVREPIPVQPTAHYAMGGIPTDVDGRVIVDERGTAVPGLYAAGECACVSVHGGNRLGCNSLLDIVVFGRRAGKRILADLDRWPGGLPSPDAAGEVCLRVEDLLSGSGEETAEGIRSRLQEVMMFRCSVFRNEKLLREAQADLARLRTRYAGIRVMDRGRVANTDLIEAWELGDLITLAETMVAGALARKESRGAHFREDFPDRDDENFLKHTLIRKGTDGPEVGYKPVTITRFEPKERTY, translated from the coding sequence ATGACAGAACCTTTCACCCCTACCGTACACCGTCATGATGTGCTGATTGTCGGGGCCGGAGGCGCCGGTCTGCGGGCGGCCCTTGAGGTGGCAGGCAAAGCGGATGTGGCGGTCCTGAGCAAGGTCTATCCCACACGGTCGCACACAGGCGCCGCCCAGGGGGGGATCGCCGCGGCCCTCGGGAACGTGGATGAGGACTCCTGCGAGAAACATATCTTCGATACGGTGAAGGGAAGCGATTATCTCGGGGACCAGGATGCCATCGAGGTCCTCTGCTCCGAGGCGCCGCAGACGGTCTACGAACTGGAACACATGGGGGTTCCCTTCAGCCGCCTGCCCGACGGCCGGATCTCCCAGCGTCCCTTCGGGGGGCATTCGGCCACGCGGGCCTGTCACGCGGCGGACCGGACGGGGCACGTGATCCTCCATACCCTCTATGAACACTGCCTGCGGAAGAAGGTCCGTTTCTATTCCGAGTACTATGCCCTGGCCCTGGTGCGGGAGGAAGGCCGGGTACGGGGGCTGGTCGCCTGGGATATCATCCATGGAGGGATCCATCTCTTTCAGGCCGGGGCGGTTCTCCTGGCCACGGGGGGCTACGGCCGGGTATTCAGGACCACGTCGAATGCCCATGCCAACACGGGCGACGGCATGGCCATGGCCTATGCGGCGGGGATCCCCCTGGAGGATATGGAATTCGTCCAGTTCCATCCCACGGGGATCTATAAACTGGGGATCCTCATTACCGAAGGGGCCCGGGGAGAGGGGGGGATCCTCCTCAATGACCGGGGCGAACGCTTCATGGAACACTACGCCCCGTCGATGAAGGATATCGCCCCCAGGGATGTGGTCTCCCGCGCCATCTACAGGGAGATCCGTGCCGGGCGGGGCATCGGCGGGAAGGACTATGTTTATCTCGACATCCGTCACCTCGGCAAGGAAAAGATCCTGGAGAAGCTTCCCGATATCCACGGTTTCGCCCTGACCTATATCGGTATCGACGCCGTGCGGGAACCTATCCCGGTTCAGCCGACGGCCCACTATGCCATGGGGGGGATTCCCACGGATGTGGACGGGCGGGTGATCGTGGATGAGCGGGGGACCGCCGTCCCCGGCCTCTATGCAGCGGGGGAATGCGCCTGTGTTTCCGTGCACGGCGGAAACCGGCTCGGTTGCAACTCGCTCCTTGACATCGTTGTCTTCGGCCGCCGGGCCGGGAAGCGGATCCTCGCCGATCTTGACCGGTGGCCGGGCGGCCTGCCTTCTCCGGATGCCGCCGGGGAGGTTTGCCTCCGTGTCGAGGATCTCCTGAGCGGTTCCGGGGAAGAGACGGCGGAGGGGATCCGGTCCCGCCTCCAGGAGGTGATGATGTTCCGCTGTTCCGTCTTCCGCAACGAGAAACTTCTCCGGGAGGCGCAGGCCGACCTGGCGCGGCTGCGGACCCGTTATGCCGGCATCCGGGTCATGGACCGGGGCAGGGTTGCGAACACCGATCTTATCGAGGCATGGGAACTGGGGGACCTGATCACCCTCGCCGAGACCATGGTCGCCGGAGCGCTGGCCCGCAAGGAGAGCCGGGGGGCGCATTTCCGGGAAGACTTCCCCGACCGGGATGACGAGAACTTTCTCAAACATACGCTGATCCGCAAGGGGACGGACGGGCCGGAGGTCGGCTACAAACCGGTGACGATCACCCGTTTCGAACCGAAGGAAAGGACCTATTGA
- a CDS encoding DUF3786 domain-containing protein — MKTNYEKALQAAYNNAVDALLKEDLQAISDRSGAALHADGTLETHFLNRKILVKTKGREVYLDDEPAGIRLAILILHYLLQAGGIPLDGRRISFKEVPQGALYFQPFRGRVIFPILRLFDANQDKLIAAVETLGGTKTAEGDLSFLLHPLPRVTVQYIYYRGEEGIPPDLNLLFDATIPEYLSTEDIVVLCEEIHRILKAALS, encoded by the coding sequence ATGAAGACCAACTACGAAAAGGCACTGCAAGCCGCGTACAACAATGCCGTCGATGCCCTCCTCAAAGAGGATCTGCAGGCAATTTCCGACCGAAGCGGTGCCGCATTGCACGCAGACGGGACACTGGAGACTCATTTCCTGAACAGAAAGATTCTTGTAAAAACGAAGGGACGGGAAGTTTATCTCGACGATGAACCGGCGGGAATCCGTCTGGCGATCCTGATCCTGCACTACCTGTTACAGGCCGGCGGAATACCCCTCGACGGAAGAAGGATCTCTTTTAAAGAGGTTCCCCAGGGGGCGCTCTATTTTCAACCCTTCCGGGGACGGGTTATCTTTCCGATACTCAGGCTTTTCGATGCAAATCAGGACAAGCTGATTGCTGCCGTGGAAACATTGGGCGGCACCAAAACAGCCGAGGGGGATCTTTCTTTCCTTCTACATCCGTTGCCCCGTGTAACGGTTCAGTACATCTATTACCGAGGAGAAGAAGGAATCCCTCCCGACCTGAACCTTCTCTTTGACGCAACCATTCCCGAGTATCTCTCCACGGAAGATATCGTCGTTCTCTGTGAAGAGATCCATCGCATATTGAAAGCCGCCCTGTCATGA
- the sdhD gene encoding succinate dehydrogenase, hydrophobic membrane anchor protein — MAFVDQRRPGGILLWFLQRLTAAGLLILLLAHFYILHYYHDGFVTYRTVAARLASPYWKAFDILFLTLAVFHGFNGLRTVVLEYIHREPLQQRLILLLWTVALVLLSIGVYSVAVFTVQS, encoded by the coding sequence ATGGCATTCGTTGATCAGAGACGGCCGGGGGGAATCCTCCTCTGGTTCCTGCAACGGCTCACGGCGGCGGGTCTTTTGATCCTGCTCCTGGCCCATTTCTATATCCTCCATTACTATCATGACGGATTCGTGACCTACCGGACGGTGGCCGCCCGCCTGGCCTCGCCTTACTGGAAGGCCTTCGACATCCTTTTCCTGACACTGGCCGTCTTTCACGGATTCAACGGGCTCCGGACGGTGGTGCTGGAATATATCCATCGGGAACCGCTGCAGCAGCGGTTGATCCTGCTGCTCTGGACGGTGGCCCTGGTCCTGCTTTCGATCGGTGTCTATTCCGTTGCGGTCTTCACGGTTCAATCGTAA
- the sucD gene encoding succinate--CoA ligase subunit alpha, which translates to MSILIDQNTQVLIQGITGREGSFHARQCLAYGTNIVAGVTPGKEGKDVEGVPVYDTVERALSHHRIDASMIMVPAPYAADSILEAVDAGISLIVCITEGIPLLDMVDVVRFLEGKKSRLIGPNCPGVITPGACKIGIMPGRIHRPGRVGVISRSGTLTYEAVHQISDAGEGQSSCIGIGGDPIVGTSFVDLLALFQEDPGTEGVVLIGEIGGRAEEDAAEFIGTSFTKPVVAYISGKTAPPGKRMGHAGAIISGGKGTAEAKIEALRGAGVRMAEHPAVIGETIRKALEEDG; encoded by the coding sequence ATGAGTATATTGATTGATCAGAATACGCAGGTCCTCATCCAGGGAATCACGGGCCGGGAAGGTTCCTTCCATGCCCGGCAGTGCCTCGCCTACGGCACAAATATTGTTGCCGGGGTGACGCCGGGGAAAGAGGGAAAAGACGTGGAAGGCGTCCCGGTCTACGATACGGTGGAGCGGGCCTTGAGTCATCACAGGATCGATGCCTCCATGATCATGGTCCCGGCCCCCTATGCGGCGGACTCCATCCTGGAAGCGGTGGATGCCGGGATTTCCCTGATCGTCTGTATCACCGAGGGAATTCCCCTGCTGGACATGGTCGATGTGGTCCGTTTCCTGGAAGGGAAGAAGAGCCGCCTGATCGGGCCGAACTGCCCCGGGGTGATCACCCCGGGCGCCTGCAAGATCGGGATCATGCCCGGCCGGATCCACCGGCCCGGACGGGTCGGGGTGATCTCCCGGAGCGGGACCCTGACCTATGAGGCGGTGCACCAGATCTCCGATGCGGGGGAGGGGCAGAGCAGTTGCATCGGGATCGGCGGCGACCCGATTGTGGGGACCTCCTTTGTGGACCTGCTGGCCCTCTTTCAGGAAGATCCCGGTACGGAAGGGGTGGTCCTCATCGGGGAGATCGGCGGAAGGGCGGAGGAGGATGCAGCGGAATTCATCGGGACTTCCTTTACGAAACCGGTGGTTGCCTACATCTCCGGGAAGACGGCGCCGCCGGGGAAACGGATGGGCCATGCCGGGGCGATCATCTCCGGGGGAAAAGGAACGGCCGAGGCGAAGATCGAAGCCCTGCGCGGCGCAGGGGTCCGGATGGCGGAACACCCCGCGGTAATCGGAGAGACCATAAGGAAGGCGCTGGAAGAAGATGGCTGA
- a CDS encoding succinate dehydrogenase iron-sulfur subunit, which yields MERLFRIFRFNPETDSAPRYQEYRLDVQPGWRILDCINEIKWKLDGTLTFRRSCAHGVCGSDAMMINGKNRLACRTLVQDLKKRGVIRIDPLKGFPVIRDLIVDMDGFFERNEAVQPWFVNDDPPPEKERLQSPGERARIDESTKCILCGSCTSACPTSWFDPDYLGPAALLKAHRFIFDSRDRAGEERIRILNDRTGPYKCHTIFNCVETCPKEINVTGGIAELKKEILRSFLKRSKPEKPD from the coding sequence ATGGAACGTCTTTTTCGGATCTTCCGCTTCAACCCGGAAACCGATTCCGCACCGCGCTATCAGGAGTACCGGCTCGATGTGCAGCCGGGCTGGAGGATTCTTGACTGCATCAACGAGATCAAGTGGAAGCTCGACGGAACCCTTACGTTCCGGCGTTCCTGCGCCCACGGGGTCTGCGGTTCCGATGCCATGATGATCAACGGGAAGAACCGCCTTGCCTGCCGGACCCTCGTCCAGGACCTGAAGAAACGGGGGGTGATCCGGATCGATCCCCTGAAAGGGTTTCCCGTCATCCGTGACCTCATCGTCGATATGGACGGCTTTTTTGAACGGAACGAGGCGGTTCAGCCCTGGTTTGTCAACGACGATCCGCCGCCGGAAAAGGAACGGCTCCAGAGTCCCGGAGAGCGTGCGAGGATAGATGAATCGACGAAGTGTATCCTCTGCGGATCCTGTACCTCGGCCTGCCCCACCTCCTGGTTCGATCCGGACTACCTGGGGCCTGCGGCGCTTCTCAAGGCGCACCGTTTCATCTTCGATTCCAGGGACCGGGCGGGGGAGGAGCGGATCAGGATTCTCAATGACCGGACCGGTCCCTACAAGTGTCATACGATCTTCAACTGTGTCGAAACCTGTCCCAAGGAGATCAATGTCACCGGCGGGATTGCGGAACTGAAAAAGGAGATCCTCCGGTCGTTCCTGAAACGGTCGAAGCCGGAAAAACCGGATTGA